The following proteins are encoded in a genomic region of Xanthomonas cassavae CFBP 4642:
- the pilG gene encoding twitching motility response regulator PilG, translating into MSENIAAGGELAGLKVMVIDDSKTIRRTAETLLKREGCEVVTATDGFEALAKIADQQPQIIFVDIMMPRLDGYQTCALIKGNQLFKSTPVIMLSSKDGLFDKARGRIVGSEQYLTKPFTREELLSAIRTYVHA; encoded by the coding sequence ATGAGTGAAAACATTGCTGCGGGTGGGGAACTCGCAGGACTGAAGGTGATGGTGATCGATGATTCGAAAACCATTCGCCGCACCGCCGAAACGCTGCTGAAGCGCGAAGGGTGTGAAGTAGTGACAGCGACGGATGGTTTCGAGGCACTGGCCAAAATTGCGGACCAGCAACCTCAGATCATCTTTGTGGACATCATGATGCCGCGTCTGGATGGGTACCAGACCTGCGCGTTGATCAAGGGCAACCAGCTCTTCAAGTCGACGCCGGTGATCATGTTGTCGTCCAAGGATGGCCTGTTCGACAAGGCACGCGGCCGCATCGTCGGCTCCGAGCAATATCTGACCAAGCCATTCACACGTGAAGAACTACTGAGCGCGATCCGCACGTACGTCCACGCCTGA
- a CDS encoding YbdD/YjiX family protein produces MGTQLVLASQYQVHRRIWRRLIQTARLCCGIPDYDNYVRHMLEKHPDKPVMDYPAFFRERQDARYGGKSGFRCC; encoded by the coding sequence ATGGGCACCCAACTCGTTCTGGCCAGCCAGTATCAGGTGCATCGCCGCATCTGGCGGCGCCTGATCCAGACTGCGCGGCTGTGTTGCGGCATCCCCGACTACGACAATTACGTGCGCCACATGCTGGAAAAACATCCCGACAAGCCGGTGATGGACTATCCGGCGTTCTTCCGCGAGCGCCAGGACGCGCGCTACGGCGGCAAGAGCGGATTTCGCTGCTGTTGA
- a CDS encoding ankyrin repeat domain-containing protein codes for MPQRHQGCDQDKEISMQTRFPTLLVLATSFFAVSCTASAGAKEQTTMSATLQDHTVAFRDPGLTEIAGAIAHGDVARIKALAPTVDLAAHGDQNVTLLEWAIWNEQPRALDALLDAGADPSLPGMDQETVVHMAAMAKDPQYLKILLQHKAPIDVVSARAGWTPVFRAVQSKRNAQIGLLLEAGADVKRVDHTGNSLLHVAAQSGAASPAVLQLLEAGVDPSVRNAQQKTFQAYFFTTPDRLLNAAGHQVRSDVRAWLSAHDIPVESSR; via the coding sequence TTGCCGCAGCGTCACCAGGGATGCGATCAGGACAAGGAGATTTCGATGCAGACGCGATTCCCCACCCTGCTCGTTCTTGCGACCTCGTTTTTCGCGGTCTCATGCACCGCTTCAGCCGGTGCCAAGGAGCAAACCACCATGTCAGCTACGCTGCAGGACCACACCGTCGCCTTCCGCGACCCAGGCCTGACCGAAATTGCCGGCGCCATCGCACACGGCGATGTCGCACGGATCAAGGCGCTCGCCCCCACCGTCGATCTAGCCGCACACGGCGACCAGAACGTGACCCTGCTGGAATGGGCGATCTGGAACGAACAACCCCGTGCACTGGATGCGCTGCTCGATGCGGGCGCAGACCCGTCGCTGCCCGGCATGGACCAGGAAACGGTCGTGCACATGGCCGCAATGGCCAAGGACCCGCAGTATCTGAAGATCCTGCTGCAGCACAAGGCACCGATCGATGTGGTCAGCGCGCGTGCCGGCTGGACGCCGGTATTCCGCGCGGTGCAAAGCAAACGCAACGCGCAGATCGGCCTGCTGCTCGAGGCAGGCGCCGATGTGAAGCGCGTCGACCATACCGGCAACAGCCTGCTGCACGTGGCGGCACAGAGCGGCGCCGCCAGCCCGGCCGTTCTGCAACTGCTCGAAGCCGGCGTGGACCCGAGCGTGCGCAATGCGCAACAGAAGACCTTCCAGGCGTATTTCTTCACCACGCCGGATCGCCTGCTCAATGCAGCTGGCCACCAGGTCAGATCGGACGTGCGCGCGTGGTTGAGCGCGCACGACATTCCCGTGGAAAGCAGCCGCTAA
- a CDS encoding methyl-accepting chemotaxis protein: MSTAPDARKTNKLGSVSTSFWLGLLVLSMIVFGANTGVATWQGSRLAGAGTGAADLQVLSQQLANQGREAVSGDAKAFAAFKETKARIDSTVSELDGRYGQEGSVASAMAQLKATWVPLSKNADQVIASEPAVLGLSGNAERFSGSVPQLQAQLNEVVRAMTVSGAPAAQIYNTLQQVVVAGTMARRVTEMRAGGANAAASGDALARDSVVFTQMLEGLRAGNEELGIAAVRNPAALAALEQSQTQWATMKKDVDAILASSRNLFAAQSSAAALTAGSGKMLDDSKKLFDAFSAFGSVRDTRLFPNFWLGVVSGLVALLAIIGFVWSSVRVRSREQDVRYQAQVEFNSRNQQAIMRLLDEISSLGEGDLTVKASVTEDMTGAIADAINYAVDELRHLVTTINDTSAKVAVSTQETQATAMQLAEAAGQQANQITTASERISEIAASIEQVSRNSTESAEVAQRSVVIAAEGAGVVRETIQGMDQIRDQIQETSKRIKRLGESSQEIGSIVELINDISEQTNILALNAAVQAASAGEAGRGFAVVADEVQRLAERTSSATRRIEGLVQTIQADTNEAVSSMEQTTSEVVSGARLAEDAGTALTEIERVSNALNNLIKNISIAAHQQSAAATDITQTMGVIRQITSQTSQGAEQTAESIGNLAQLAADLRRSVADFKLPA, translated from the coding sequence ATGAGTACCGCCCCGGACGCCCGCAAGACCAACAAGCTCGGCAGCGTCAGCACCAGCTTCTGGCTTGGTTTGCTGGTGTTGTCGATGATCGTGTTCGGCGCCAATACCGGCGTCGCGACCTGGCAGGGCAGTCGCCTGGCCGGTGCCGGCACCGGCGCGGCTGACCTGCAGGTGCTGTCGCAGCAGCTGGCCAACCAGGGCCGCGAAGCGGTGTCCGGTGACGCCAAGGCCTTTGCCGCGTTCAAGGAGACCAAGGCCCGCATCGACAGCACGGTGAGCGAACTCGATGGCCGTTACGGCCAGGAAGGCTCGGTGGCCAGCGCGATGGCCCAGCTCAAGGCCACCTGGGTGCCGCTGAGCAAGAACGCCGACCAGGTCATCGCCAGCGAACCGGCAGTGCTCGGCCTTTCCGGCAACGCCGAACGCTTCTCCGGCAGCGTGCCGCAGCTGCAGGCGCAGTTGAACGAAGTGGTGCGCGCGATGACGGTCAGCGGCGCGCCCGCGGCGCAGATCTACAACACCCTGCAGCAGGTCGTGGTGGCCGGCACCATGGCGCGCCGGGTGACCGAAATGCGCGCCGGCGGCGCCAATGCGGCGGCCTCGGGCGACGCGCTGGCACGCGACTCGGTGGTGTTCACCCAGATGCTGGAAGGCCTGCGCGCAGGCAACGAAGAACTCGGCATCGCCGCGGTGCGCAATCCGGCTGCCCTGGCGGCGCTGGAACAGTCGCAGACGCAGTGGGCGACGATGAAGAAGGACGTTGACGCCATCCTCGCCAGCTCGCGCAACCTGTTCGCGGCGCAGTCCTCGGCCGCGGCGCTGACCGCCGGCTCGGGCAAGATGCTCGACGACAGCAAGAAGCTGTTCGACGCGTTCTCCGCATTCGGTTCGGTACGCGACACCCGCCTGTTTCCCAACTTCTGGCTGGGCGTGGTGTCCGGCCTGGTCGCCTTGCTGGCCATCATCGGCTTCGTCTGGAGCTCGGTGCGGGTCCGGTCTCGCGAGCAGGACGTGCGCTACCAGGCACAGGTGGAATTCAACAGCCGCAACCAGCAGGCGATCATGCGGTTGCTGGACGAAATCAGCTCGCTCGGTGAGGGCGACCTGACCGTCAAGGCTTCGGTGACCGAGGACATGACCGGCGCGATTGCAGACGCGATCAACTACGCCGTGGACGAACTGCGCCACCTGGTGACCACCATCAACGACACCTCGGCCAAGGTGGCCGTGTCGACCCAGGAAACCCAGGCCACGGCGATGCAGCTGGCCGAAGCCGCCGGCCAGCAGGCCAACCAGATCACCACCGCGTCCGAGCGCATCAGCGAAATCGCTGCCAGCATCGAACAGGTGTCGCGCAACTCCACCGAGTCGGCCGAAGTGGCGCAGCGCTCGGTGGTCATCGCCGCCGAGGGTGCCGGCGTGGTGCGCGAAACGATTCAGGGCATGGACCAGATTCGCGACCAGATCCAGGAAACCTCCAAGCGCATCAAGCGGCTGGGCGAATCCTCGCAGGAGATCGGCTCGATCGTGGAACTGATCAACGACATTTCCGAGCAGACCAACATCCTGGCGCTCAACGCCGCGGTGCAGGCTGCCTCGGCGGGCGAGGCAGGTCGTGGTTTCGCGGTCGTGGCCGACGAAGTGCAGCGCCTGGCAGAACGCACCTCCAGTGCGACCCGACGCATCGAAGGCCTGGTGCAGACCATTCAGGCCGATACCAACGAAGCGGTCAGCTCGATGGAGCAGACTACCTCCGAAGTGGTATCCGGTGCGCGCCTGGCCGAAGACGCCGGTACCGCGCTGACCGAAATCGAGCGCGTGTCCAACGCCTTGAACAACCTGATCAAGAACATCTCCATCGCCGCGCACCAGCAGTCGGCCGCAGCGACGGATATCACACAGACCATGGGCGTGATCCGTCAGATCACCAGCCAGACATCGCAGGGTGCGGAGCAGACGGCCGAGTCGATCGGCAACCTGGCTCAGCTCGCTGCCGATCTGCGCCGTTCGGTCGCCGACTTCAAGCTGCCGGCGTGA
- a CDS encoding chemotaxis protein CheW produces MRSPFDILEDYERRSLAHATPLPERQFSADIWRGVGYRVGTRRLVSDFREVAEIVPMPPVTPVPGAQPWLLGVGNLRGNLFPVIDLKQFLEGRRTVLQEGQRVLIMRQSGGDVALTIDELYGQRSFEQVQAVEPGELAQGRYAHFIDRAFRNETQDWGVFSLALLSRTPEFRQAAA; encoded by the coding sequence ATGCGCTCTCCATTCGACATTCTCGAAGACTACGAGCGTCGTAGTCTTGCGCACGCCACGCCGCTGCCGGAACGCCAGTTCTCCGCAGACATCTGGCGTGGCGTCGGCTATCGCGTCGGTACCCGGCGACTGGTCTCGGACTTCCGCGAAGTGGCGGAAATCGTGCCGATGCCGCCGGTGACGCCGGTGCCGGGCGCCCAACCCTGGTTGCTGGGCGTGGGCAACCTGCGCGGCAACCTGTTCCCGGTGATCGATCTGAAGCAGTTCCTGGAGGGCCGGCGCACGGTGCTGCAGGAAGGCCAGCGGGTGCTGATCATGCGCCAGAGCGGCGGCGACGTTGCGCTGACCATCGACGAGCTCTACGGCCAGCGCAGCTTCGAACAGGTGCAGGCGGTCGAGCCTGGCGAGCTGGCCCAGGGCCGCTACGCACACTTCATCGACCGTGCCTTCCGCAACGAGACGCAGGACTGGGGCGTGTTCTCCCTGGCGTTGCTGTCGCGCACTCCTGAATTCCGGCAGGCCGCGGCCTAA
- a CDS encoding XVIPCD domain-containing protein, with the protein MSPPDTSSSNPVSTPFAESMRGQHPHPQDRQFPELLQDLYATANQRREGGAETFAPLANGWSRMDDSALQQAGIDPALLHDAKSGFDAAFYRNDQGQVVLGFCGTDEGKDWKHNIGQGLGFDDAQYASAIQLGSQARQAFGDQMVISGHSLGGGLAAASAMVNDIPAVTYNAAGVNDRTLERQGLDASAAKDYASSELIRGYHVKNEILTHLQEDSIPLKWTMPNAAGHQIELPEPDPLSFGQRLVPGMMLKHRLDLHGLDSVIQAQDMQASAQTRGASLQPGSQLFNDAVMQLDGQRERLGLRDDTAFINTAASVAARAGNDGLQRIDHLIPNRNGDSLIAVQGRMDDPTHLRSHVQTAAAANEPAQGNVSQLQQHNQQQAQLPVQRQEEQRRVIQQ; encoded by the coding sequence ATGAGCCCGCCAGACACATCGTCTTCCAATCCCGTATCCACCCCGTTCGCAGAATCGATGCGGGGACAACACCCTCACCCGCAGGATCGGCAGTTTCCCGAATTGCTGCAGGACCTCTACGCCACCGCGAACCAGCGTCGCGAGGGTGGCGCCGAAACCTTTGCGCCCTTGGCCAACGGCTGGTCGCGCATGGACGATAGCGCGCTGCAGCAGGCCGGCATCGACCCTGCACTGCTGCACGACGCCAAGAGCGGTTTCGATGCCGCGTTCTACCGCAATGACCAGGGTCAGGTCGTCCTTGGCTTCTGCGGCACCGACGAAGGCAAGGACTGGAAACACAATATCGGCCAGGGCCTGGGGTTCGACGACGCGCAATACGCGTCGGCAATCCAGCTCGGCAGCCAGGCACGGCAGGCATTCGGCGATCAGATGGTCATTTCCGGCCATTCATTGGGCGGTGGCCTGGCCGCAGCCTCGGCCATGGTCAATGACATCCCGGCCGTGACCTACAACGCAGCCGGCGTCAACGATCGCACGCTCGAACGCCAGGGTCTGGATGCATCGGCGGCCAAGGACTACGCCAGCAGCGAGTTGATCCGCGGGTATCACGTCAAGAATGAAATCCTGACCCACCTGCAGGAAGACAGCATCCCGCTGAAGTGGACGATGCCTAACGCGGCCGGCCATCAGATCGAGTTGCCGGAGCCGGACCCGCTATCGTTCGGACAGCGCCTGGTGCCCGGCATGATGCTCAAGCATCGCCTGGATCTGCATGGCCTGGATTCGGTCATCCAGGCGCAGGACATGCAGGCCTCGGCGCAGACCCGTGGCGCCTCCCTGCAGCCCGGCAGCCAGTTGTTCAACGATGCGGTGATGCAGTTGGATGGCCAGCGCGAACGGCTCGGGCTGCGCGACGACACCGCATTCATCAACACGGCGGCCAGCGTGGCAGCACGTGCGGGCAATGACGGCCTGCAGCGGATCGATCACCTGATTCCCAACCGCAACGGCGACAGCCTGATCGCGGTGCAGGGACGCATGGACGACCCCACCCATCTGCGCAGCCATGTGCAGACCGCTGCTGCCGCCAACGAGCCTGCACAAGGCAATGTCAGCCAGCTGCAGCAGCACAATCAGCAGCAGGCCCAACTGCCTGTGCAGCGGCAGGAAGAGCAGCGCAGGGTGATCCAGCAGTAG
- a CDS encoding response regulator has product MARIILIEDSPTDRAVFSQWLEKAGHTVVATDNAEEGLELVRSQAPDLVLMDVVLPGMSGFQATRALARDQATKDIPVLLVSTKGMETDKAWGLRQGASDYIVKPPREDDLIARIKQLVR; this is encoded by the coding sequence ATGGCTCGAATTATATTGATCGAGGACTCGCCCACCGATCGGGCAGTCTTCAGTCAATGGCTGGAAAAAGCTGGCCATACGGTCGTCGCCACCGACAACGCCGAAGAGGGACTTGAGCTGGTTCGCAGCCAGGCGCCCGATCTGGTGCTGATGGATGTGGTGCTGCCCGGCATGAGCGGCTTCCAGGCAACGCGTGCACTCGCACGCGACCAGGCCACCAAGGACATCCCGGTGCTGCTGGTCAGCACCAAGGGCATGGAAACCGACAAGGCCTGGGGTTTGCGACAAGGTGCCAGCGATTACATCGTCAAGCCGCCGCGCGAAGACGATCTGATTGCACGCATCAAACAACTGGTGCGTTGA
- a CDS encoding HAD family hydrolase has product MALCKQMDAMGYELLISDCDGVLVDSEILADRVMREALASFVPSEPLEQLLETTFGQTTREVLRRVEEHFALQLPDTLLAQIQARSESLIAAEVQPIPGVREALEQIPLPLAVASNSRRHNVIASVERAGLTARAAGRVFSADMVERPKPAPDVYLLAARTAGVAPERCLVIEDSPTGATAALAAGMQVLGFTGASHIPHGHGDRLRRIGVIAVFDAMRDLPGLFEQIARKQAG; this is encoded by the coding sequence ATGGCGCTTTGCAAGCAGATGGATGCAATGGGTTACGAGCTGCTGATCAGCGACTGCGATGGTGTTCTTGTCGACAGCGAGATATTGGCCGACCGGGTGATGCGCGAGGCGCTCGCCTCTTTCGTGCCGAGCGAGCCACTGGAACAGCTGCTGGAAACCACGTTCGGGCAGACCACGCGGGAGGTGTTGCGGCGTGTGGAAGAGCACTTTGCCTTGCAGTTGCCGGACACCTTGCTGGCGCAGATCCAGGCGCGCAGCGAGTCCCTGATCGCCGCCGAAGTACAGCCGATCCCGGGCGTGCGCGAGGCGCTGGAACAGATTCCGTTGCCGCTGGCGGTGGCATCCAACAGCCGCCGCCACAATGTGATCGCCTCGGTGGAGCGCGCCGGGCTGACCGCGCGTGCGGCCGGGCGCGTCTTCAGCGCCGATATGGTGGAACGGCCCAAGCCGGCGCCGGACGTGTACCTGCTGGCGGCGCGCACCGCCGGCGTGGCACCCGAGCGTTGTCTGGTGATCGAAGACAGCCCGACCGGCGCGACCGCCGCCCTGGCCGCCGGCATGCAGGTGCTGGGATTCACCGGAGCCAGCCATATTCCGCACGGCCATGGCGACAGGTTGCGCCGGATCGGCGTGATCGCGGTGTTCGACGCCATGCGCGACTTGCCGGGGTTGTTCGAACAGATCGCCCGCAAGCAGGCCGGCTGA
- a CDS encoding chemotaxis protein CheW produces MSYANNDEIRGVLIQAGNERVLLPNATVAEVMSRVAVEALPDMPRWVVGRIDWYGWKVPLLSFARLSGLGDEPTALNNKVIVLKALGSNPALPYFALLTASFPQLISVPRDGLLADASEDALPEGVHMRVLLGEQSALLPNLDAIEWQVAQALAAADAA; encoded by the coding sequence ATGAGCTACGCCAATAACGACGAAATCCGCGGCGTCCTGATTCAGGCGGGCAACGAGCGCGTGCTGCTGCCCAATGCGACGGTGGCCGAGGTGATGTCGCGCGTGGCGGTCGAAGCGCTGCCGGACATGCCGCGCTGGGTGGTCGGGCGCATCGACTGGTACGGCTGGAAGGTGCCGCTGTTGTCGTTCGCACGCCTCAGCGGCCTGGGCGACGAGCCCACCGCGCTCAACAACAAGGTCATCGTGCTGAAGGCGCTGGGCAGCAATCCCGCACTGCCGTACTTCGCCCTGCTGACGGCCTCGTTCCCGCAGCTGATTTCGGTGCCGCGCGACGGACTGCTGGCCGACGCGTCGGAAGACGCGCTGCCGGAAGGCGTGCACATGCGCGTGCTGCTCGGCGAGCAGAGTGCGCTGTTGCCGAACCTGGATGCCATCGAGTGGCAGGTGGCGCAGGCGCTTGCAGCGGCCGACGCCGCCTGA
- a CDS encoding DUF819 domain-containing protein: MTALIQNDIVVFGLIAATLGAVFWTSSREQGPWRRFYAVMPALLLCYLLPGIYNTIGLIDGATTRLYNPIARDVLLPAALILLTLSIDLRAILGLGPTLVAMYLGASLSIMLGAVVAFWVMRWLHPATVAGDTWAGMAALAGSWIGGGANMLAMREVFNVDATTFGQFAVVDVGVGYVWMAVLIFMAGRARTIDARSSADTRALDALQERMARFQAEHARIPSLTDLMVIVAVAFGGVGLAHALANPLAAWCKAHLSWAGQFSLDTPFVWVVVLATSLGLLLSFTRARTLEGAGASRIGSLLLYFLIACIGMQMDLLALLDRPWLFLLGLIWIAVHIALLWGLGRWLRVPFFYFAIGSQSNIGGPASAPVVAAAFHPALAPVGVLLGTMGYATGTYLAYLVGITLRAMAGAG, encoded by the coding sequence GTGACCGCCCTCATTCAGAACGACATCGTGGTCTTCGGCCTGATCGCCGCCACCCTGGGGGCCGTGTTCTGGACCTCGTCGCGCGAGCAGGGGCCTTGGCGGCGGTTCTACGCCGTGATGCCGGCCTTGTTGCTGTGCTACCTGCTGCCGGGCATCTACAACACCATCGGTCTGATCGACGGTGCCACTACCCGGCTATACAACCCCATCGCCCGCGACGTACTGCTGCCGGCCGCGTTGATCCTGCTCACCTTGAGCATCGATCTGCGCGCCATCCTGGGCCTGGGCCCCACGCTGGTGGCCATGTACCTGGGGGCGTCGCTGAGCATCATGCTGGGCGCCGTGGTCGCATTCTGGGTGATGCGCTGGCTGCATCCGGCCACCGTGGCGGGCGATACCTGGGCAGGCATGGCAGCGTTGGCAGGTAGCTGGATCGGCGGCGGCGCCAACATGCTGGCGATGCGCGAGGTGTTCAACGTGGACGCGACCACGTTCGGTCAGTTCGCGGTGGTCGATGTCGGGGTCGGTTATGTCTGGATGGCGGTGCTGATCTTCATGGCCGGGCGTGCCCGCACGATCGATGCGCGCAGCAGCGCCGACACGCGCGCGCTGGATGCGCTGCAGGAGCGCATGGCGCGCTTCCAGGCCGAGCATGCGCGGATTCCCAGCCTGACCGACCTGATGGTGATCGTGGCAGTGGCCTTTGGCGGTGTCGGCCTGGCGCATGCGCTGGCCAACCCGTTGGCCGCGTGGTGCAAGGCGCACCTGAGCTGGGCTGGCCAGTTCAGTCTGGACACGCCGTTCGTCTGGGTGGTGGTGCTGGCCACCAGCCTGGGGCTGCTGCTGAGCTTCACCCGCGCACGCACTCTCGAAGGCGCCGGTGCTTCCAGGATCGGCTCGCTGCTGCTGTATTTCCTGATCGCCTGCATCGGCATGCAGATGGATCTGCTGGCGCTGCTGGACCGGCCCTGGCTGTTCCTGCTCGGCCTGATCTGGATCGCAGTGCATATCGCCCTGCTGTGGGGCCTGGGCCGCTGGCTGCGGGTGCCGTTCTTCTATTTCGCTATCGGCTCCCAATCCAATATCGGCGGCCCGGCGTCCGCGCCGGTGGTTGCCGCTGCCTTCCACCCCGCGCTGGCGCCGGTGGGTGTGTTACTGGGCACGATGGGCTATGCCACCGGCACCTACCTGGCGTATCTGGTCGGCATCACCCTGCGGGCGATGGCAGGGGCCGGGTAG
- the gshB gene encoding glutathione synthase translates to MSLDVVVVMDPIASIKIAKDTTFAMLLEAQRRDHRLHYVRPGGLSLREGRAMAQVAPLSVREDKTSWFTLGEFAELAFGPGQVVLMRKDPPVDAEFIYDTQVLSVAQRAGAQIVNDPQGLRDYNEKLAALLFPQCCPPTLVSRDAASLKAFVLEHGQAVLKPLDGMGGRSIFRSGTGDPNLNVILETLTDGNRTLTLAQRFIPDITAGDKRILLVDGEPVDYCLARIPQGDEFRGNLAAGGRGEGRPLSERDRWIAAQVGPEMRRRGMRFVGLDVIGDYLTEVNVTSPTCVRELDAQFGLNIAGLLFDAIEGGAAQ, encoded by the coding sequence ATGTCGCTCGACGTCGTTGTGGTGATGGATCCCATCGCCTCCATCAAGATCGCCAAAGACACCACCTTCGCCATGCTGCTGGAAGCCCAGCGCCGTGACCACCGCCTGCATTACGTGCGCCCGGGCGGGCTGAGCCTGCGCGAAGGCCGCGCGATGGCGCAGGTCGCGCCGCTGAGCGTGCGCGAGGACAAGACCAGCTGGTTCACGCTGGGCGAGTTCGCCGAACTGGCGTTCGGACCCGGCCAGGTGGTGCTGATGCGCAAGGACCCGCCGGTGGACGCGGAGTTCATCTACGACACCCAGGTGCTGAGCGTGGCGCAGCGCGCCGGCGCGCAGATCGTCAACGACCCGCAGGGCCTGCGCGACTACAACGAGAAGCTGGCCGCGCTGCTGTTTCCGCAGTGCTGCCCGCCCACCCTGGTCAGCCGCGACGCTGCCTCGCTCAAGGCGTTCGTGCTGGAGCATGGCCAGGCGGTGCTCAAGCCGCTGGACGGCATGGGCGGGCGCTCGATCTTCCGCAGCGGCACCGGCGACCCCAATCTGAACGTGATCCTGGAAACGCTGACCGACGGCAACCGCACGCTGACCCTGGCGCAGCGCTTCATCCCCGACATCACCGCCGGCGACAAGCGCATCCTGCTGGTGGACGGCGAGCCGGTGGACTATTGCCTGGCGCGCATCCCGCAGGGCGACGAATTCCGCGGCAACCTGGCCGCCGGCGGCCGCGGCGAAGGCCGCCCGCTGTCCGAGCGCGACCGCTGGATCGCCGCGCAGGTGGGCCCGGAAATGCGCCGGCGCGGCATGCGCTTCGTCGGCCTGGACGTGATCGGCGACTACCTGACCGAGGTCAACGTCACCAGCCCGACCTGCGTGCGCGAGCTGGATGCGCAGTTCGGCCTGAACATCGCCGGGCTGCTGTTCGATGCGATCGAGGGCGGCGCCGCGCAATGA
- a CDS encoding chemotaxis protein CheB: MGTPVALLGRPGQARERLREALGLAGAQVVLEDEPAAVDVQMLRDAEPVAVLVALEPAIEDALEALEPAFNMPGVTVIFDEAELTVRREGWEAQRWVRHLAAKLHGHADVLPPGTESEPSLQPEPGLTLAPQQHSDLQLDQHLEAAAHAFESVPGDALFTHALKHAETSAGQTLGDSSTWGLVDEVAVVVRPRTEPDVAALSTGGLSLVELEHNGEVTGAVLVMAGIGGPDAIRRLLAALPPEFPRAVLVRMTLEGGQYGNLVRQMGRVSALPVDLGEAGQAVAPGKVYVLSDEIGLRQHAGALAFVAQSDPAGLIAALPPADSAVLMLSGANEALVEASLALAEQGAWLAGQSADGCYDPAAAARLARKGMLTGDPAQLAQALAQRWPA; this comes from the coding sequence ATGGGAACTCCGGTCGCCTTGCTAGGCCGGCCCGGACAGGCGCGCGAGCGCCTGCGCGAAGCGCTTGGCCTGGCCGGCGCGCAGGTGGTGCTGGAAGACGAGCCCGCGGCGGTGGACGTGCAGATGCTGCGCGATGCCGAGCCGGTGGCGGTGCTGGTCGCGCTGGAACCGGCGATCGAAGACGCACTTGAAGCGCTGGAGCCGGCCTTCAACATGCCCGGCGTGACGGTGATCTTCGACGAGGCCGAACTCACGGTGCGCCGCGAGGGCTGGGAGGCGCAGCGCTGGGTGCGCCATCTGGCCGCCAAGCTGCATGGCCATGCCGACGTATTGCCGCCGGGCACCGAAAGCGAGCCCTCGCTGCAGCCCGAGCCCGGCCTGACGCTGGCACCGCAGCAGCATTCGGACCTGCAGCTGGACCAGCACCTGGAAGCGGCCGCGCATGCCTTCGAAAGCGTGCCGGGCGATGCCTTGTTCACCCATGCCCTCAAGCACGCCGAGACATCGGCCGGCCAGACGCTGGGCGATTCCAGCACCTGGGGCCTGGTGGATGAGGTCGCCGTGGTGGTGCGTCCGCGCACCGAACCGGATGTGGCCGCGTTGTCCACCGGCGGCTTGTCGCTGGTGGAGCTGGAGCACAACGGCGAGGTCACAGGCGCGGTGCTGGTGATGGCCGGGATCGGCGGGCCGGATGCGATCCGTCGCCTGCTGGCCGCATTGCCGCCGGAATTTCCGCGTGCCGTCCTGGTGCGCATGACGCTCGAGGGTGGCCAGTACGGCAACCTGGTGCGGCAGATGGGGCGTGTGTCCGCGCTGCCGGTGGACCTGGGCGAAGCCGGGCAGGCCGTCGCGCCGGGCAAGGTCTATGTGCTGTCCGACGAGATCGGCCTGCGGCAGCACGCCGGCGCACTGGCCTTCGTGGCGCAGAGCGATCCGGCCGGGTTGATCGCCGCATTGCCGCCGGCCGACAGCGCCGTGCTGATGCTCAGCGGTGCCAACGAAGCGTTGGTGGAGGCCTCGCTGGCGCTGGCCGAGCAGGGCGCCTGGCTGGCGGGTCAGTCCGCCGATGGCTGCTACGACCCAGCTGCGGCAGCGCGGCTGGCGCGAAAAGGTATGTTGACCGGCGACCCCGCGCAGTTGGCGCAGGCGTTGGCACAGCGTTGGCCGGCGTAA